Proteins encoded by one window of Campylobacter concisus:
- a CDS encoding RidA family protein gives MKKQISTKNAPQAIGPYSQAISVNGFLFISGQLGVTPAGEFAGSSVEAQAEQSLENLKNILTEVGLTFDNAVKTTIFLADMADFVKVNTVYAKFFKEPYPARSTVAVKTLPKDALVEIELIAAY, from the coding sequence ATGAAAAAACAAATCTCAACAAAAAATGCTCCACAAGCGATCGGGCCATATTCTCAAGCTATTAGCGTAAATGGATTTTTGTTTATCTCAGGTCAGCTTGGTGTCACACCAGCGGGTGAGTTTGCAGGTAGTAGCGTAGAGGCCCAAGCTGAGCAATCACTTGAAAATTTAAAAAATATCTTGACTGAAGTAGGACTTACTTTTGATAATGCTGTAAAGACTACAATATTTCTAGCAGATATGGCGGATTTTGTTAAAGTAAATACTGTGTATGCTAAATTTTTTAAAGAGCCTTATCCTGCTAGAAGTACAGTAGCTGTTAAGACCTTGCCAAAAGACGCACTTGTGGAAATAGAGCTTATCGCGGCTTATTAA
- a CDS encoding Fe-S-containing hydro-lyase, whose protein sequence is MSEVKRITAPFDKEVVKSLKAGDNVLISGTIIAARDAAHKALTETLARGEKLPVELKGETIYYVGPTPAKPNQAIGAAGPTTSGRMDKYTPTMINEVGINGMIGKGYRSDAVVEAMEKSCCVYMVAIGGIGALISQSIKKYEVLAYPELGPEAVARLTVEDFPAIVAIDCEGNNFYEVGQAPYKKI, encoded by the coding sequence ATGTCAGAAGTAAAAAGAATAACAGCACCATTTGATAAAGAGGTGGTAAAGAGCCTAAAGGCAGGTGACAATGTCCTAATATCAGGCACTATCATAGCGGCTCGTGACGCTGCACATAAGGCACTTACTGAAACTTTAGCACGCGGCGAAAAACTACCAGTTGAACTAAAGGGTGAGACTATCTACTACGTCGGACCAACTCCAGCTAAGCCAAATCAAGCTATCGGCGCAGCAGGCCCAACAACAAGCGGCAGAATGGATAAATACACCCCAACTATGATAAATGAAGTTGGTATAAATGGTATGATCGGTAAAGGCTACAGGAGTGACGCAGTAGTCGAGGCTATGGAAAAATCATGCTGTGTTTATATGGTTGCTATCGGTGGTATTGGAGCACTCATTAGTCAAAGTATCAAAAAATATGAAGTGCTAGCTTATCCAGAGCTAGGACCAGAGGCAGTTGCTAGGCTTACAGTTGAGGACTTTCCAGCAATAGTTGCCATTGACTGCGAGGGCAATAACTTCTACGAAGTTGGCCAAGCACCTTACAAAAAGATATAA
- a CDS encoding hemolysin family protein — translation MNPSSDNSLLMVILAIIFILLNAFFVLSEFSLVKVRKSRLEELIKEKKPNAQLAFEMSNKLDTYLSATQLGITLSSLALGWIGEPAVARLIEAPLKNVFNLSDILVHTVGFAIAFTLITLLHVVMGELVPKSVAIARSESAVLKIARPLHFFWILFSPIIKLFDILATSGLKILGIQPAKENELAHSEEEIKIIVGESLKGGVLDSFETELIKNAVDFSDTVAKEVMTPRRDMICINKQKSFEENLQVVFESKYTRYPYIDGSKDIILGMIHIRDILQLHFSEDKEKSFDAIVRKFVIVPESLSISKVLVMMNKEQISAALVVDEYGGTAGLLTMEDIMEEVLGDFNDEHDEVDQHYKKINDNIYEFQGRYDLESVEEVLGISFDEETDQVTIGGYVFNLIGRLPVVGDKIEDENCYYEVRKMDGASISRVKVRKKIKNEEESIQS, via the coding sequence TTGAACCCCAGTAGCGATAATTCGCTTTTAATGGTAATACTTGCCATTATATTCATTTTACTAAATGCCTTTTTTGTTTTATCAGAATTTTCTCTTGTTAAAGTTCGTAAGTCTAGACTTGAAGAGCTTATAAAGGAGAAAAAGCCAAATGCTCAGCTTGCTTTTGAGATGTCAAACAAGCTTGATACTTATCTTAGTGCCACTCAGCTTGGCATCACACTAAGCTCACTCGCCCTTGGTTGGATCGGTGAGCCAGCAGTCGCAAGGCTCATAGAAGCCCCACTTAAAAATGTTTTTAATCTTAGCGATATCTTAGTTCATACAGTCGGCTTTGCGATCGCATTTACGCTTATTACGCTACTTCACGTCGTTATGGGCGAGCTTGTGCCAAAGTCAGTCGCCATAGCCAGATCAGAATCAGCAGTGCTTAAAATCGCTCGTCCGCTTCACTTTTTCTGGATACTATTTTCGCCTATCATAAAGCTTTTTGACATCCTAGCTACATCTGGACTTAAAATTTTAGGCATCCAGCCAGCAAAAGAGAATGAGCTAGCGCACTCTGAAGAGGAGATCAAGATCATCGTTGGCGAGAGCTTAAAGGGTGGCGTACTTGATAGTTTTGAGACTGAGCTTATCAAAAATGCAGTTGATTTTAGTGACACGGTCGCAAAAGAGGTTATGACGCCAAGACGCGACATGATCTGTATAAACAAACAAAAGAGCTTTGAAGAAAATTTACAAGTCGTTTTTGAGTCAAAATATACTCGCTATCCTTATATAGACGGCTCAAAAGATATCATTTTGGGCATGATACACATTAGAGATATCTTACAGCTGCACTTTAGCGAGGATAAAGAGAAGAGCTTTGACGCGATCGTGCGTAAATTTGTCATCGTGCCTGAGAGCCTCTCTATCTCAAAAGTGCTTGTGATGATGAACAAAGAACAAATTTCAGCTGCGCTCGTAGTCGATGAGTATGGCGGCACGGCTGGACTTCTTACGATGGAAGATATCATGGAAGAGGTGCTTGGTGATTTTAATGATGAGCACGATGAAGTTGATCAGCACTATAAAAAGATAAATGACAATATTTATGAATTTCAAGGCAGATATGATCTAGAGAGCGTTGAAGAGGTTCTTGGTATAAGCTTTGACGAAGAGACAGATCAAGTTACAATCGGTGGATATGTCTTCAACTTAATCGGTCGTTTGCCAGTAGTTGGGGACAAGATCGAGGATGAAAACTGCTACTACGAAGTAAGAAAGATGGATGGAGCCAGTATCTCACGTGTAAAAGTTAGAAAAAAGATAAAAAATGAAGAGGAAAGCATTCAGTCTTAA
- a CDS encoding cysteine permease, with protein sequence MQNILAPNEFLDDYVLGAELAKNAGISSNAYLFWKNVISAKFENSRIVFLRKDSIPVKFQNIIKTCTPLNGLIPTGVFCSFTSLAPSHLVAKNGSKIYELFKFHEICGIKFIDLKKFYDDFNLSYSYRIYIEKCKFFSPAPFEKRIKLTETMCLGYY encoded by the coding sequence ATGCAAAATATACTCGCACCAAATGAGTTTTTAGATGATTATGTGCTCGGTGCTGAATTGGCTAAAAATGCCGGCATCTCATCAAATGCTTATCTTTTTTGGAAAAACGTCATAAGTGCTAAATTTGAAAACTCAAGAATAGTTTTTCTTAGAAAAGATAGCATTCCAGTCAAATTTCAAAACATTATAAAAACCTGCACACCTTTAAATGGCCTTATTCCAACAGGCGTATTTTGCTCTTTTACCTCGCTTGCCCCATCTCATCTTGTAGCAAAAAATGGCTCTAAGATCTACGAGCTCTTTAAATTTCATGAGATTTGCGGTATCAAATTTATAGACTTGAAGAAATTTTATGATGATTTTAATCTTAGCTATTCTTATAGAATTTACATTGAAAAGTGTAAATTTTTCTCACCTGCTCCATTTGAAAAACGCATAAAATTAACTGAAACGATGTGTCTTGGATATTACTAA
- a CDS encoding fumarate hydratase, producing MRIINVKDIREVVAKLCKQACYVVTPDLKAAFTKAQSNESSSLGKDILGKILQNAKLAEEGVAPICQDTGMTVVFVQIGQDVHIEGGYIEDAINEGIAEGYIGGYLRKSVVAEPLFERKNTTNNTPAVIHTRIVPGDKLKIKVAPKGFGSENKSVLKMLVPADGIEGVKKVFLEAVKYAGPNACPPLTIGVGIGGTMDKAALLAKEAAVRSVDSKNSDPRYAKLEDELLELACKTGVGPQGLGGDTTAVKVNVEWYPTHIAGLPVAININCHAARHADAEL from the coding sequence ATGAGAATAATAAATGTAAAAGATATAAGAGAAGTTGTCGCTAAGCTTTGCAAACAGGCCTGTTATGTCGTGACGCCAGATTTAAAGGCTGCTTTTACAAAGGCTCAAAGTAATGAAAGCTCGTCACTAGGCAAAGACATTTTGGGCAAAATTTTACAAAATGCTAAGCTTGCAGAAGAGGGCGTTGCACCTATCTGCCAAGACACCGGTATGACGGTTGTTTTTGTGCAGATTGGCCAAGATGTGCATATTGAGGGTGGCTATATTGAAGATGCGATAAATGAGGGCATTGCGGAAGGCTACATTGGGGGCTACCTAAGAAAGTCAGTCGTGGCTGAGCCACTTTTTGAAAGAAAAAATACCACAAACAATACTCCAGCCGTCATTCACACTAGAATCGTGCCAGGAGATAAGCTGAAGATAAAAGTAGCTCCAAAAGGTTTTGGTAGTGAGAATAAATCAGTTTTAAAAATGCTTGTGCCAGCTGATGGTATAGAAGGTGTAAAAAAAGTCTTTTTGGAGGCTGTAAAATACGCTGGACCAAATGCCTGTCCTCCGCTAACAATAGGCGTTGGCATAGGTGGTACGATGGATAAGGCAGCACTTTTGGCAAAAGAAGCGGCTGTTCGTTCGGTCGATAGTAAAAATTCTGATCCAAGATATGCTAAATTAGAAGATGAGTTACTAGAGCTTGCTTGCAAAACTGGTGTTGGTCCTCAAGGACTTGGTGGTGACACTACTGCCGTAAAAGTAAATGTCGAGTGGTATCCAACCCACATAGCAGGTCTTCCTGTTGCTATAAACATTAACTGCCATGCTGCACGCCACGCAGACGCTGAGCTTTAA
- a CDS encoding sodium-dependent transporter, with protein MSKKNFSSRWAFILACVGSAVGMANVWGFPYKLGTNGGAAFLLIYVFFIALFSYVGLSAEYAIGRRAKTGTLGSYKYAWESRNLGIVGSIIGWLPLAGSLCIAIGYAVIIAYVLKALTQALTGSFMSVDTNVWFNSFALQDYSVLPYHFIIVVGTLLTLFFGAKSIEKTNQIMMPLFFVLFSILAINVAMLPNAFDGYKFLFIPDFSKLADPMVWVSAMGQAFFSLSITGSGMIVYGAYLSKDEDIVESAKTTAFFDTIAALVAALVMIPAVFAYAMDPAEGPKLLFVTLPKILQNMIGGQIFAIILFTAVIFGGITSLQNMFEVVAESLMHKFPFLNRFWTLTLLCAVCFGIGAFMEPISSWGPWMDFVSIYIIPIGAVIGAISWFWIIKKDEILDEINSGANKSYGNFWYFVGKFIYVPLTFLLCIIAVSKGISF; from the coding sequence ATGAGCAAAAAGAATTTTTCATCGCGCTGGGCATTTATATTGGCCTGTGTTGGATCAGCAGTTGGCATGGCAAATGTCTGGGGCTTTCCTTATAAACTTGGCACAAATGGCGGTGCAGCGTTTTTACTCATCTATGTTTTTTTCATAGCTCTTTTTTCATACGTTGGTCTAAGTGCAGAGTATGCGATCGGCAGACGTGCAAAAACTGGCACACTTGGCTCATATAAATACGCATGGGAGAGTAGAAATTTAGGCATTGTAGGCAGTATTATTGGCTGGCTTCCGCTTGCTGGCTCACTTTGTATAGCCATCGGCTACGCAGTCATCATCGCCTACGTACTAAAAGCCCTTACTCAGGCACTTACTGGCTCATTTATGAGCGTTGATACGAACGTTTGGTTTAACTCATTTGCACTTCAAGATTACTCAGTCTTGCCTTATCATTTTATCATCGTTGTTGGCACGCTTCTTACACTATTTTTTGGAGCAAAAAGTATCGAAAAAACAAATCAAATAATGATGCCACTGTTTTTTGTATTGTTTAGCATTTTGGCTATAAATGTTGCGATGCTGCCAAATGCATTTGATGGATATAAATTCCTTTTTATTCCTGACTTTAGTAAGCTTGCAGACCCGATGGTATGGGTTTCTGCGATGGGTCAAGCCTTTTTCTCGCTCTCTATCACAGGATCTGGCATGATAGTTTATGGAGCGTACCTTTCAAAAGATGAAGATATCGTTGAAAGTGCTAAAACTACGGCCTTTTTTGATACTATTGCAGCTCTTGTGGCGGCTCTTGTTATGATCCCAGCGGTATTTGCCTATGCTATGGATCCAGCCGAAGGTCCAAAGCTACTTTTCGTAACGCTTCCAAAAATTTTACAAAATATGATCGGCGGACAAATTTTTGCCATTATCTTATTTACAGCTGTTATCTTTGGTGGCATCACTTCGCTTCAAAACATGTTTGAGGTCGTGGCTGAGTCGCTTATGCATAAATTTCCGTTTCTTAATAGATTTTGGACACTCACGCTACTTTGTGCAGTTTGCTTTGGCATAGGAGCATTTATGGAGCCTATTAGCAGTTGGGGGCCTTGGATGGACTTTGTGTCGATCTATATCATTCCAATTGGTGCGGTAATCGGAGCTATTTCTTGGTTTTGGATTATTAAAAAAGATGAAATTTTAGACGAGATAAATTCTGGAGCAAATAAATCTTATGGTAATTTCTGGTATTTTGTAGGCAAATTTATCTACGTTCCGCTAACATTTTTACTTTGTATCATAGCCGTAAGTAAGGGAATTTCTTTTTAA